The genome window gccatctattaacaaagtaacagataactagtggtttaattgtactaaattgtgtttaatagtactaaaattagacggactTTGCGGAGGGGGGTCGAGACTTTTTgtacggcaacgtgctcgtaacataacataaacaaatttaaatgaacttggattacgatgcagacacactcaaaaataaatgtaatctaaccttacactaaactttattctaattttgttttgaattttgttacctttcttctcccaggttggctctatttgccccgcctccaccctgactttcagatgcaacctatcgagggttgtttgcctttgtcttcccttcaaaatattcccaaaatgatgcacacaaatgtcctcacaataggataacacacgaccacttgccaacttgcccgggaagtagtactcctctcgtattagcgaacaagctccgcaaTTCggactgactaacggaaaaaaaaacactgaaaaaaatgcaacgctccgcccagtgctcgtagagacaatACACCAGGGAGTTGTGACGGGAaagagtgcccatgatgttcttatgagcagcctgtcgcgtccgctgtatgctcgtatatcaaaatttgtctcgtatctcaatataaatatttgctcgaaattttactcatatctcaaattgcgagtatgtcggggcactcgtatgtcgaggtattactggaGTTGCGAAAAATGGTGTGACTCCTAGCTCAAGCCCATTTGGACTTATGTTCTCACCCCGTGAGCGTGACACTTGTTGCGTGCGTCGCAGTCAAAGTTGAGGATGTCCACGTTTTGACACTCAAAGTTGAGGCACACCTGAAAACGGCGAGGATCAAAGCGTCAGAATCAGCACCGCAGACGGCACACTTTCACCTCACTCCTCACTTTGTCACGGCCACACTTGGTGCCCTCGTTGACCATGCCGGGGTCGGGCACGTCCGAGCCCAGCATGAAGTCCACCCCTGAGCACACGGCGCCCCCTATGGGCGTAGTGATGATAGACGGCTCCAAGCCAAACGCTTTGACGCCCTGCACGTTGGCGCACTGCAGCTTCCCGCACAAAGCGTTTCTATAGGAACAAACAGCAGTGTCAACCTCCTGcgcctacattttttttctctacttgGTTTTAGACTTGCTGCATTGAATATGTCTCGACGGTCATCTTTACCTGCTCTCGCACTTTTTGTATCCATAGTTGTGATATCCGCAGTTTCCGAAGCGATCGCCTTTGCTGTTGACGTCTTTGAAACAGATATCTGGTGCCACTTTTGCCCCTGGAGAGGAAATGACACATTCGCGGCGGTCTCTTTGTCTCATCGTTATGTGCATGTTTGTTTTCGGAAAAACCAACTGGCTCCGAAGATGCTCCTGCATTGGTCTCCGGCTTGCTGGCAGCGGCCGTTGTAACAGTACGCCTGCTGATTCCGACACTGGTGACCATTCTAAAACATGGAAACACATGGCGGCGTCTTCTCTAACTTCTTTAAAACGGTGCCGCTGCTAAAACACTCACCTGAACGAAAACGTCAGTCTGACAGAGAGACGATGAGCCGTTGCAATACTCGGGCAGGTCGCACTCGTCCACCCTGGCCCGACACTCCGTGCCGCCGGACTTAAACTACAGGAAGATGTGCGTATTAGATGAACGCcgtaatgcaagggtgtcagaatcgggtgtgttcgcgggccgctttaacgtcaacttgatttcatgtgggccggaccattttagatagaatatttagatttttcttttctaaaaggattaaaagaactggatttttgtttttatagatctacaacaatgtttattttagcttttttaatatatttttagattttacaaattgatttttgaactaaaaacagaaaaaaatgattaaaaaattacaattattgatttaaaagggggaaaataaggaaatttaatatacatctatactcttcattttaatttgatcctaaaacagaaagtaggcactcaagatttactttcctgggccacacaaaatgatgcggcgggccagatttggccctcgggccgccactttgacacatgtgccataaTGCATCAATGGAGAGAGACAGTTTCCTGTGATGAATGAGCTTACCCGACAGTTGTAGCAGCACTCGCCATCGGCACACTCGGCTCCCGGTTTGAGTCGACACGTCTTAAACTCGCAGCAGGTGTCACGCTCACACGCCTGTCACACGCATAACAAAACAGGGATGTGACAATACACCTAAACTCAAAATATGATGCACCTCGATATGACACGATATGTTACaagaaaacgtaaaaataaataaaatgaaaattaccacAAAATATGGTGTTTTTTGGATATAGGTagacaaaatgtacaaaaacttTAGATAAGAATTAGAGATAAGATGCAGATCATTCATCATAACAGTGTCTTTTTCGAGTTATGACCAATTAAACGTCATAATCAACATTGGTTATATGTCTTTGGTAGTGAATGCGTTCATTTTATTTGGGGTATTTTTTGCTAGTAATCTTCGCTAGATATGTATTGCCTCGTACTTGGCAAAATGATTCGTATTACGATTCACAGGTCACGATTTGATTCAATCGCGCTTAATCTCGATACTTAATTTTAAGACAATTAGTGCAATTTTCCTATATAATTTTGGAAAAAACGAATCAAAATGgacataaaaatgcatttatatcACTCAATTTCctaaattaaatgatttgttttatgtttgaacaacataTGGCCTTCACAAGAACATTTTCTAAATCATTAGTGCAAATCATCTTAAATCCAGGGCGGCCGGTGGCGCAAGTGAttagcgagtcggcctcacagctctagggtcctgggttaaaatcctgtgtggagtatgttctccccgggcctgtgtgggtttcccccgggtactccggtttcctccaacattccaaaaacatgcatggtaggctgattggacactctacattgcccctaggcatgggtgtgagtgtgaattgttgtgtctcctcgtgccctccgattggctggccaatgattcagtgtgtcccctgcctctggcccaaagtcaactgggatacgctccagcaccccccgtgaccctagtgaggataaagcggttcagaaagtgagagagaaatGAAATGAGATCTTAAACCCAAACCTGCTTAAACACAGGATTATAAATGTGGGGGAACACAACCTAAAGGATTTATAgcactcaatttaaaaaaaaaagtggcaagTCAATACATTAGATTGCACATTCCAGGTAAACCAATTACTACAGGGCCAAAGGGCAATATTAAGTTATCCAAGTTAGAACAGTGCAACACAACTTATGTGCAACTATACTGAGGTAGATGTCTTGTTCGTGTTCGGCTATTACGTTCCATATATTGAATAAATGTACTATATATAGTCAAATTTGATATGGGACTTCTGGGACCAAGCAAAATTCTTTTGAAGGAATACATGTATCGCAAAACAATATTCTGTCTCAAATCTAATACAAATGTATGTGTATGATTGTTCCGAAACATGGCAACTTTACAAACATGTACACTGTACACATACATAAGCACGtcttcacacacaaacacgcagaaAATCTCTCTACTTTGCTAGGAGGACAAATGCGAGTGCATTATGAGGCGCTACCTGGCGGGATCCGCAGTCGCATTCCTCGCCGACCTCCAGCAGGCCATTCCCGCACGCGGGGGCACTGTAGGCTTCGTCGGGGTGCGGCACATTGAGGAGACACGAAGCACCTGTGCTGAGGAGCATCTTCTCAAAGTCGTCTGCGCTGCAGCTACTGAAATTCCGGGAACCTCTACGGCAAAGCACACGAGACGCAAGCGCTCATTACATATGTGCATCTTCGGCACCTGGAAGTGTGTTACCTGGACATGCCACACCGAGTGTGCTTGTTTGTGTGCATCTCTGTTGTGTACGTGTTCACATGCGTTTGTCTTACGTAGCTCCAGAGTTCATGATGCACGCCTGCACGGGGCACGTGCAAGTTCGGCTGTCATCGTGGTTCATGCCGAGGTTGTGTCCGAGCTCGTGAGCCACGATGGATGCGAAGGCAAACACGTTGTTGTTTGTGAACTGCattcacacacgcacgcacacaagcaCGCATACAAACAAAGTGTTCTCTTTAGATTTActgttacaatgacaataaatactaTTATTCAAATATGTTTTCTTTCTGTTCTAGCCAAGCTTGTGTGTTCAAACATAGACACTTGTGTACCGCGTTAATTCCACCACCGTGACTCCTCGAGCACACGGTGGAGACGTAGGCCATCCCCGCTGTCACTCCAAAGCTTTTCTTcctgcatcatcatcatcattatcatcctcAGTGCACATATGAAAGCGTCCTGGCGTGCTCTCACAGTATTAGTTGCGCTGAGTCGTGGCGTCGTCGCGGCAGCAGTTCCTTCTCCCGCCACTGAGTAAAGCGACTGAGCACCACGCCGGCACCTCCATCTGTGCTGATCAGGTTCTGCCTGGTCCAGATCTCCAGGCCCACCAGGACCACCCGTACGTTCAGCTGCATGTAGATCTGCACACACATAGCAAAGATGCTTGAGCCAATTGGAATTacccatgtatgtatgtgtgtgtgatagTGACATATGtgagaaaaatacagtaatccctcgaatatcgcggatattgTAAACCAGACAAGGCCGCGATAGACggaaaaccgcaaagtagtATTACCCCTAtttttactaccatactacatgttttcgggCCTATACAAGAAAACAGtaccctcgattatcgtggttgatgtagaccagacatggccgcgataaatgaaaaatcgcaaagtagggtcacccctattaaaaaaactaataataaattgttttttttttgttacttgcgagtttcagcgtggattttcacatttttatgaacttacaatttttttttttacaaataaattcCCCCCTcaaaaacgcgatgtagtgaaaccacgatagttgaagccgcgatattagAGGGCTTACTGTACAACACAAGTACAATTGTCAAtacgtgtatttattaaatattatacatataatatttatatatatatatatatatatatatatatatatatatatatatatatatatatatatatatatatatatatatatatatatatatatatatatatatatatatatatatatatacacacacacacatatacatagctacctcagcagagccaggaacattgtcagggaccaataccaccctggtcacaacctgttccagctgctgccctctggcagacactacaggtctcacaaagcacgtacaaatattcaagggattactgtacatgttaGTCTATAGCTTTCTGCTGTGCGTCTGCTGGAGTGTTTCCGGAGTATGTTTTGTGTGGCTGTGTATTTATGAgtggtatgtatgcatgtgacTGTTGTCAATATTGTGCATGTACTCACGCTATCTATGAAGTTAGCCAGATGAACCATCTCCTCTCTCACTGCACTCTCGTTCCTGTTCATGGTGTTGTACTGAGGGAAAGAACAATTACCATTTGTTTGAGTGActgtgtttgagtgtgtgtgtgtgtgtgtgtgtgtgtgtgtgtgtgtgcgtgtgcgtgcgtgtgactCACTTTGTCATTGTCCACCACCAGCAGTAGCTCCACATAGTGCGTGCGATGAAAGATATCTCGCTTCGCCTGGAAAGGAAAAAGCCACATGTCGATTCAATAAGATTAGGTGTTTGcatgtacagtcttccctcgattattgcggcttCACTTTTCACGAATTCACTTTTTCGCGatatttttctgctattaattattgaaaaaaaaagattttttttaaagttcataaaaatgtgaacatccacgctgaaactcgtaagcggaagccactcttgctacaaggactcagcactgaaaaaaaggtagttataataggggtgaccctactttcccattattgcggccatgtctggtctacattaaccgcgatattcgagcgATTACTGTACATTTGTCTTGGCTTGTGTACGTGTGTAACAATAcgtaacaataaaaatacaccTCAGTGAGTATTTGGGCCTCTGTGTGTAAATGTGGGTCTGTATGTGATTATGTCACCCGAGAATGCCGGTGGATCTCCTGCTGCTTCTGTGGTGAGGAAGCGTGCTCGGTCTGCTTGGGTTCATTGTCGTGATGCGGAGTCCCACATTCTTGAGGCTGTGACGTCACATCCCGCAGGCGGTACAGCAGGTGCTGCTCGGGGGTGGAGTCTAAAGGCTCAATGGCGTAGCTGTCCTCGTCCAGATGCATCACACCTCTCGTACAGAACGTAAAAACGATGCATTCATTTCACAATGGAAATacaagatgacaaaaagaaacgCGCAAAATGTTACCAGTACATTATGGGTGTGTTGCAAGTGTGTGTGCTACCTGAGGCCATTACAAATGCTCATGGCGACAGACGAGCCCTCCATGCCCTCAACATAGCCCCGATAATGACAGTGGTTCTGCAAACACACGTGCACAAGGAATTGAGTGTCAGATGTGTAACAAGCTACAGTGCAAGTATAGCATGAGGCAAACTTGCACGCATACACTAGCATGGTGGTATGTGTACATGTCTGAGCATGTAGTGGAATGCGCTTGGGTATTTTGTACCTTAACATCCGGTGTGCTGGACATCAGTCGTCCGTCGTTTGCGTACGTAAATACTTTGAAGTCAGCAGGTAACAGCATCCTGCAAAATGTTGTTATTAGACAAGGTCATGTAAAGTGTGTAACGTGGTCAGTGACATTCGAGCCACTCGTTTGTTTGAGTCGAGGGTgataaaaagaataaacaacTCCAAGGGCACGTGGCCTCATATCGTGTTTTATCAATTCTTGGCTGATAAACTGCGCGCGGTGGCCACGTGGCGTCCCCACATATCGCAGTGCGGGAAGAAGATCGGACTTCAACGTAAAGAAAGCGCACAATGTGACTTATAGTCAGATGTCACtatattttattacattatattttgatttatttgatgtcAACGCAACAGAttagtttttttcatgaaaagtaAATGGTGATTTCtttacagtattttttaaatcctgttTTTGTGGGTTTTATGAGCTAGTgaacacaaaattaaaacacttaTTGTGGTCCCGGATCTATGAAACTTGGACTTTTTACATCAAATTATGGAAAGAAATCAACTTTCTAttatattcattgttttttttaaatgggtttaTAATATGTGTAATGTTTCTCTATTTTCATACCTACAGACAATAGGTCACGCTAGCTGTTCCCTTTTCTTCCAGagttctttttgggggggggagtaGTTTTGTGTGAGATTGAGAGTTTGCTACACAAGTTAAATTGCATTTATATTGCCTTCATACATGAAGGAACAATTTAGACATGTACTATAGCCTACAAGTAACTTTTACATGTGGCTTGGCTTGTGTGCGTAAACAAGTAAGGTGCAAGCACCTAAAactaaatagtattttttttctactggcACAAATGGGTATCTGCCCTTGTTTAAacaaaatattcacttttttatgggAATGGGATTCTGTAGATTCCACCTGTTTaaatgatgagaaaaaaatCGAAGAATCCAACATTTTCCTTGCACgattgtgattatttttggtcAGCAACTTACTCATTCCTCTCGAGATGGACGACATGCTCATGTCCCGAAACGTTGATAGCATATGATACCTGCGACAGGAAGTAACACATACAAATTAGCCAGTAAAGCATTATggcatctatttatgtctaaaatgtattttcctgtgtctgcattttcaccctcttgctactgtgacaaggaaatttcccgaatacgggatgaataaagttatctaatctaatctaatctaatcacatGACCATAGCCACATGCTTAGACACTCTTTTGGCTCgctttggagtttttttttctttatctatCTGTCCCCGCCATGATGACATCATTCCAACTTCCTCACACACTGTCCTTGATGTGCCTATACAAAGTCTGGTAATGATGACATGGGTGTGTGTAAAAGATAAAATGTGTGCCTACCTTGCCCTGTTAAATTCAAGTGCATGTTACATGTCTATGTGCGTGAGTAAATATCATTTctgtaacagttttttttaattgaacgtTTTCAAAATCATTacggggcagcccggtggatgagCGGTTTGcccttcggcctcacagtggaaggacctgggttcaaatccaggttcggacctttctgcgtgggctttctctgggtactccactttcctcccacattccaaagacatgcatggtaggccgattggaaactctaaattgccgctaagtatgagtgtgagcgtgaatggttgtttgtctccttatgtggcctgtgattggctggcaactaattcaggttgtcccctgcctggtacccattgatagctgggataggctccagcaccccctgcgaccctagtgaggataaagcggttcagaaaatgagagagataaCCATTACATAGTTATTTGTTATAAAAGCAAATTTCCTTTTCTGCAGGTCAGTCTGATTCATCTTTTTCCAGCTGTCTGTATGGGTGTCTTTGTTGGGTGTACTTGTATTATTACACAGGTCAACTCCTCTGTCCGTCAAAGGGAGGTGACACGGTGTCATGATCCTGTCGAATTATACTCTCACTCCTTATCCTGTGGCTGGCAGGAAGTTGGGCGGGAGACAGGAAGTGATTGTGTCAACTGCCCAAGTGCTGAGCATTACTCTCTAGGTCAGATGTCTCAGTCTCTCATTCTctcacacagacacgcacacacggaCGCAATGACGAGTCAGCAAGTGTAAATCTCAGCACCTGATTGGGCAAGGAGCCGTCAGCATCCCTCCGCGGCCGGCCTCCAATTGGCCGAGGCACCGTCAGCTGATAGGACAACAGATGCTGCGTCTGCCGTGTGTCTGCAAACAGAACAAAGTTTAGCATCTTAGCTTAGCGTCACCATGTCGAGCGCTCACGCCCGTGCACAAAGTTACGTCAGAAAGCCCGTTGGCCTCCTGCCTGACGTTGTGATTGGATGAATTAAGATGCTAAGAGATGGCCGGTCAGGTGCAAAGACACAGAAAGCAATGTCTGGGCATTCTGCACATTGGTTAACATCATGTCACATGGTTTACAGATGCCATGTTTTCTGTAGTCCTGACATACGCCTAGCAATAATATTACCCTCAAGCAGTTGTCGCCCTTTTAAGGGATCTTTCTGGTGGTTAAATTTAGACAAAACCGTAGGGCTTGTGCGTGGcaagatggatttttttggttaaaataattaagaaaataaaataaggacTCAAGATCATGCAgtgtttgtaaaaatattttgtggttCTTCCGAATggctttggtgcgggcagtctgggttcgattcccactctgtGGTAGGTGTGAGCGtgactggttgtttgtttcattgtgccctgtaattggctggcaaacaattcattTCTTTTCCTTTCCCGGAATAAACAACACAATATAAACAATCTCAACGAGCCTAGACAAAACacccatgtggcacattaaaactgttcAGAACAAGACAGGTTGAAAAAAAGCGATGGTGTGTGAAACTCATATAAGATTAGTAGCATTTAATTTAGAATTCAATGTTTGTATGGATGTATCATCCAAGTATTATACCatacattatttatttcatttgcagTTTTTCTTTGTATAGACGGAATCATATCTAAAAAACTTAACGTGTGGAAATCAAGTCGCAAGGCAGGTTATTTGTAATCCTTTCCAAATTTTCAAAAGATACATAATAATGTGACCTTCGGTGTATAAGTCATTCGTTATCTAAAAAGTAATGATATTAGAGTCACTTGCATTATCTTGCTAGTACACAGTTTAACTATACTTTTGTTGCCACAACAAAATCCTTTTGTTACTCTTAAAAAGCATGAATCTCCGGATCGATGGAGATTATCTGAAATACTTACGTTTGATTCGCTAAAACAAttgttacatttaaaaatggctgCTCATGCCATGTTTGCCTACTTACTGGAAATATTGGCTTTCTTGCCCCTTTTCTCTACTaaaccagtgttttttttttttttttcttcaatccaTTATCCTTAGcctatcctcaccagggtcgcgggggtgctggatcctattaCAGTCGACTGTGGGCAGGGGGAGGGGGGTAATCCTgttttggttgccagccaatcttaGATTCTGCTATTTTTCAAATTCttaaaaaagattgtttttgcTGGGGTGCACTtgataaataatatttcaactcCTTTAACTCAATGCCTGCCGTTGATGGCGAAAGACGCCCAATTTTGACAAAAGGAGAACTGCCTGCAAATGCTCATCTTTTAACgccaaatttcccgaatacgggatgaataaagttatcccatccaatccaatccactcGATGTCCATTCTATTTTGAATGGGAAGACTAAAACGCCTTTGCGCTCAAAGAGTCCCCCATATAAAGGGTTACATTTCAACACATTGGCATCTTGTTTAACTATAGCACCATTTTCCAAGCGCCTACTTTTGATCATGTTTACTAATTCAAAAGCCCAGACCGGCTATAGGGGTCGGTGGAGAATCCCACCTGCGCCGATCCAATAATTGACCCACCGTAATTAGGGGTACCAttataacataacaaacaataaACCAATGAATTCTTCTCAATATGTGGTCCACTATTTCGCTCTGTCATACTTGTGCTGTCcccaattggattttttttttttttatatatagttgGCTTTGGAGATAGTCATTTGTTATCCTTTCATGTATTGTTTACTGAAATTTCCTTTTGTGATCTGACTAGTCCAAAATCTAAATTGAAATATACTTTGATGGAAAACGGGAATAGAGTATCCCTAATTTGTTATAGTATGGTAATGacagtttttaaaatattttttcccaaatatttgGAGGGTCTAAAAATGTCCAGGGTGAGTATTGCAGTGTCTATTATGCTTAAATTGGAGTGCAAAGTTACTTTCAATTAGCCAAAAATACTAATTTACTATATTATAGTGAGTGTGTATGCAGGGAGGGGATGTTTAAATCTCTTCCTCGGGGGCTAATAATCCATGTTAAtccttttaattttattttgatgcagtggcacaccccacacacacaccaagaaATATACTTAATGAAGTCGAAATCAGCAGAGCTTGTGTGTTTTATTCGGCCATGACAACCAGCAGTCCACTTCCGCCCATTCCTCACCTGCACTCTGTCCACTTCCGGCCATCAGTAGCAGTAAACAGCACACTTTCAGAAGGGTTTCTCTCCGTCCTTGTATCGCCATGCTCATTTTCGTCATTCGGACCCGACCTTCTTTTGAGGGAAATCTCGGTGGTCGCAGTCTTTCATACTCCAACGCCGCGTACTCCTTCACCGGTACCATTCGACCCCAAGAAGGGCGGTTCCAACTCGAATGTCCCTGAACGAAATTTTCCCCCAAACCCAAATCAAACGGGTCGTTTGGTCcccaaacaaacactaaaggcGTGACGTAACTTTCGGCTTCTCCGGAAAGAGCCGAAGTATTTGGTGAGCTAAGACCTCACCAAACAATTCAGAACGCGCGGTTTCGTCCAGGATTGGTACTCCCACTGTTCTTTTTCCTGTTCTTTACCTCCTGTCACGGTGGTCTTTGGTGTCTCTccgaccccaacccaacccaacCATCCCCTTCAACCAACGCTCGACGACGACCGGCTCTAGCGTTACGTCACTTTCGGAATTCCCGGAAAGAACCGAGTAAAGACCCCCGAAAACTGTGGGAAGGGCCTTCAAAATAAGACTTCGCGTTTATGGAAAcagatttttatgtatttttgtttttaagttacTTAAAcaattatattgactacttatttattattattaattatttatctgttcgtttgttgttatttattgtttttatttagtgattatttgtctgtttgtgaaCTTCATGGTGaaattttaaatctcattatacttgtataatgacaataaaagcatacaATTCAACTCAAAAGGAGTCATATATCTCTTTGGAATTAAGAACCTATAGGCCTCCTTCAAATTTCATGAGTTTAAGATTTTTAAATTCACTAACAAAAAGAATTAGATTCAAATTCCAgagtgtaaaaaaatgactttctaGAACGTCGGCCACTTTTTCAGACACAATTTCAAGCAATTGAGGATCATTTTAAATCCTAAAAAATAAAGATCTACAGATAAATGTCAGTCTTTTTAAGAGAGTCAAGATAAATACATTTGAGAAGTTAAGATCCCGCTTTAATTCCTCTGAGAACCACTACTTGGGCCCTGATTGATGCAAATGCAGGGCGTGAAAGAAATAATTTAGAAATGCATGAggcgaattaaaaaaaaaaaaaaaaaaaaaaggtaataaaaacatacaaaataccCCATTGGACAAGCATCTAttgttttaatataaataattagATATATCTTCCAAAGCTACTATCGGAGTATGGAACCATGTGTATTAGTATGGAGCACTTTCTATAAGTCTTAAAGTGGCCGAATATTGTCAGCGAGCAAGCTGAGCAAAGTACCGCTTAGCTGGATAAACGACGAGCAGCTTTAGGGTGGatattgcagaaaaaaagtgggGCAGGAActaattgtgtaaaaaaaaaaaaaaagtattgtacTAGATTTCAATAAATGCATATGTATAATGTGAATACTGTATTATTTACACCCTGTAAGCTTGGTAGAGTTCAGCGAAGGACTAGAAAAACACCAACCTACAGACGGCTTTTCTTGGGGGTTAGCATTCCCGATATTACTAATTAGTTTGAAAGAAAAGTGAAGGGGGCAGGTAATTTCATAATAAGGCACAGTATGAAATCACAGCATGACCAATTTTAAATCATTCCGTGTACACGAGTTCACTTGCAAACATGattgtaatgaaataaaaaaaactacggATAACAGAGAACATTCCCATTTCGAGCCATCCCATCCATaaagcttaaaaaaaagaaaagaaaatgacttTAGTACCGTACTTTAAGTATTTACACTTTTAAATGAATGACCACTCCTAAAAT of Stigmatopora argus isolate UIUO_Sarg chromosome 5, RoL_Sarg_1.0, whole genome shotgun sequence contains these proteins:
- the LOC144074581 gene encoding disintegrin and metalloproteinase domain-containing protein 9-like isoform X2, whose amino-acid sequence is MASGVMHLDEDSYAIEPLDSTPEQHLLYRLRDVTSQPQECGTPHHDNEPKQTEHASSPQKQQEIHRHSRAKRDIFHRTHYVELLLVVDNDKYNTMNRNESAVREEMVHLANFIDSIYMQLNVRVVLVGLEIWTRQNLISTDGGAGVVLSRFTQWREKELLPRRRHDSAQLILKKSFGVTAGMAYVSTVCSRSHGGGINAFTNNNVFAFASIVAHELGHNLGMNHDDSRTCTCPVQACIMNSGATGSRNFSSCSADDFEKMLLSTGASCLLNVPHPDEAYSAPACGNGLLEVGEECDCGSRQACERDTCCEFKTCRLKPGAECADGECCYNCRFKSGGTECRARVDECDLPEYCNGSSSLCQTDVFVQNGHQCRNQQAYCYNGRCQQAGDQCRSIFGARAKVAPDICFKDVNSKGDRFGNCGYHNYGYKKCESRNALCGKLQCANVQGVKAFGLEPSIITTPIGGAVCSGVDFMLGSDVPDPGMVNEGTKCGRDKVCLNFECQNVDILNFDCDARNKCHAHGVCNNNRNCHCEAGWAPPFCELAGYGGSVDSGPTWNDKDTSLRDGLLVFFFCLVPLAALGVLAFVRRKTLLQRLGLRHDQRSQAYQPDIPAAPNRARGPPPVARPPPIARGNANDVLTQPMAETSWSANSYATRPPPPPPMKHKPCSAAQPLMPQRAAPPPPPV
- the LOC144074581 gene encoding disintegrin and metalloproteinase domain-containing protein 9-like isoform X1, coding for MVPVKEYAALEYERLRPPRFPSKEGRVRMTKMSMAIQGRRETLLKVCCLLLLMAGSGQSADTRQTQHLLSYQLTVPRPIGGRPRRDADGSLPNQVSYAINVSGHEHVVHLERNEMLLPADFKVFTYANDGRLMSSTPDVKNHCHYRGYVEGMEGSSVAMSICNGLRGVMHLDEDSYAIEPLDSTPEQHLLYRLRDVTSQPQECGTPHHDNEPKQTEHASSPQKQQEIHRHSRAKRDIFHRTHYVELLLVVDNDKYNTMNRNESAVREEMVHLANFIDSIYMQLNVRVVLVGLEIWTRQNLISTDGGAGVVLSRFTQWREKELLPRRRHDSAQLILKKSFGVTAGMAYVSTVCSRSHGGGINAFTNNNVFAFASIVAHELGHNLGMNHDDSRTCTCPVQACIMNSGATGSRNFSSCSADDFEKMLLSTGASCLLNVPHPDEAYSAPACGNGLLEVGEECDCGSRQACERDTCCEFKTCRLKPGAECADGECCYNCRFKSGGTECRARVDECDLPEYCNGSSSLCQTDVFVQNGHQCRNQQAYCYNGRCQQAGDQCRSIFGARAKVAPDICFKDVNSKGDRFGNCGYHNYGYKKCESRNALCGKLQCANVQGVKAFGLEPSIITTPIGGAVCSGVDFMLGSDVPDPGMVNEGTKCGRDKVCLNFECQNVDILNFDCDARNKCHAHGVCNNNRNCHCEAGWAPPFCELAGYGGSVDSGPTWNDKDTSLRDGLLVFFFCLVPLAALGVLAFVRRKTLLQRLGLRHDQRSQAYQPDIPAAPNRARGPPPVARPPPIARGNANDVLTQPMAETSWSANSYATRPPPPPPMKHKPCSAAQPLMPQRAAPPPPPV